A stretch of Janibacter endophyticus DNA encodes these proteins:
- a CDS encoding 2-keto-4-pentenoate hydratase, with protein sequence MANQKWDIESVAAELLACEDERRDRVKFTDEWPELDVETGYMIQDLNLEKRLARGEKLIGVKLGLTSRAKQQRMGVDTPFVAWLTDAMILPAGDPVPQDKLIHPRIEPEIVFVMGERLEGPGLTGAQAMAAVASVHAGAEVIDSRYKDFKFGAGDVIADNASSGAFVTGGLGLPPGEIDLGLEAVLVEVDGEIVDSATGAAVQGHPGEALALAANDLAKRGLAIEAGWIVLTGGMTDAVLAPPGSTVGCHFTNLGSVFISGGEI encoded by the coding sequence ATGGCCAACCAGAAGTGGGACATCGAGTCCGTCGCCGCCGAGCTCCTCGCCTGCGAGGACGAGCGCCGCGACCGCGTGAAGTTCACCGACGAGTGGCCCGAGCTCGACGTCGAGACCGGCTACATGATCCAGGACCTCAACCTCGAGAAGCGCCTCGCCCGCGGCGAGAAGCTCATCGGCGTCAAGCTCGGCCTGACCTCCCGCGCCAAGCAGCAGCGCATGGGCGTTGACACCCCCTTCGTCGCCTGGCTCACTGACGCCATGATCCTGCCGGCCGGCGACCCCGTGCCCCAGGACAAGCTCATCCACCCGCGGATCGAGCCCGAGATCGTCTTCGTCATGGGTGAGCGGCTCGAGGGCCCCGGCCTGACCGGCGCCCAGGCCATGGCGGCCGTCGCCTCCGTCCACGCCGGCGCCGAGGTCATCGACAGCCGCTACAAGGACTTCAAGTTCGGCGCCGGCGACGTCATCGCTGACAACGCGAGCTCTGGGGCCTTCGTCACCGGCGGGCTCGGCCTCCCGCCGGGCGAGATCGACCTCGGTCTCGAGGCGGTCCTCGTCGAGGTCGACGGCGAGATCGTCGACTCCGCGACCGGCGCAGCCGTCCAGGGCCACCCCGGTGAGGCGCTCGCCCTCGCGGCGAACGACCTCGCGAAGCGCGGCCTGGCCATCGAGGCCGGCTGGATCGTGCTCACCGGTGGCATGACCGACGCGGTCCTCGCCCCGCCCGGATCGACCGTCGGCTGCCACTTCACCAACCTCGGGTCGGTCTTCATCAGCGGCGGCGAGATCTGA
- a CDS encoding tautomerase family protein — protein sequence MPLVEVTLTEGRGPEKIRSLISALTEAVVATDVAPKDNVRVIVREIPREHFAAGDVTIAERQGRNNP from the coding sequence ATGCCGCTCGTCGAGGTCACCCTCACCGAGGGCCGCGGACCGGAGAAGATCCGCTCCCTCATCTCCGCCCTCACCGAGGCGGTCGTCGCCACCGACGTCGCCCCCAAGGACAACGTCCGCGTCATCGTCCGTGAGATCCCGCGCGAGCACTTCGCCGCGGGCGACGTGACGATCGCCGAGCGACAGGGAAGGAACAACCCATGA
- a CDS encoding aldehyde dehydrogenase, translating to MSAVSSEFFGHIIDNEEVESLDGGRFDVYNPWTQEVWAQAAEGSAADADRAIASARKAFDEGPWPRMGRVERAKLIHKLADLMEERAEKIATLDSTNMGKPLAQALHDVGRSVANFRFFADHQRDHVGSVFPMDSGHHTYSEFGPVGVVAAISPWNFPLMMATWKIAPAIAWGNTCIIKPSEDTPASVTLLGRLAVEAGFPPGVLNVLNGHGAPAGSSLTGDDRVDRVTFTGSSQTGKAVMASAATHLAPVSLELGGKGANVVFDDADIDNAVYWAVEAIFRNSGQICLAGSRLYVQSGIYDEFMERFQAAAEALPIGDPFDPGTKFSVLASKRHFDKVKSYVEGVEGDGGTIRTGGVDDQGRWLVRPTIIEDLPLDASAYCEEIFGPVCVVNRFDTEDEVVHLANDTRYGLNAMLFTENLSTAHRVSSKLKAGTVWVNCFFIRDLRTPFGGVGDSGVGREGGDFSREFFTEPKAVVMQIKR from the coding sequence ATGAGCGCCGTGTCGTCTGAATTCTTCGGGCACATCATCGACAACGAGGAGGTCGAGTCGCTCGACGGCGGCCGCTTCGACGTCTACAACCCGTGGACTCAGGAGGTCTGGGCGCAGGCCGCCGAGGGCAGCGCGGCCGACGCTGACCGGGCGATCGCCAGCGCCCGCAAGGCCTTCGACGAGGGTCCGTGGCCCCGGATGGGCCGCGTCGAGCGCGCCAAGCTCATCCACAAGCTCGCCGACCTCATGGAGGAGCGGGCCGAGAAGATCGCCACCCTCGACAGCACCAACATGGGCAAGCCCCTCGCTCAGGCGCTCCACGACGTGGGTCGCTCGGTCGCGAACTTCCGCTTCTTCGCCGACCACCAGCGTGACCACGTCGGCTCGGTCTTCCCGATGGACTCCGGCCACCACACGTACAGCGAGTTCGGCCCCGTGGGTGTCGTCGCGGCGATCAGCCCGTGGAACTTCCCGCTGATGATGGCGACCTGGAAGATCGCGCCGGCCATCGCGTGGGGCAACACCTGCATCATCAAGCCGTCCGAGGACACCCCGGCGTCGGTGACCCTGCTCGGTCGCCTCGCGGTCGAGGCCGGCTTCCCGCCCGGCGTCCTCAACGTCCTCAACGGTCATGGCGCCCCGGCGGGCTCCTCGCTCACCGGTGACGACCGCGTCGACCGGGTGACCTTCACCGGCTCCTCGCAGACCGGCAAGGCGGTCATGGCCTCGGCCGCGACCCACCTCGCCCCCGTCTCCCTCGAGCTCGGCGGCAAGGGCGCCAACGTCGTCTTCGACGACGCCGACATCGACAACGCCGTCTACTGGGCGGTCGAGGCGATCTTCCGCAACAGCGGCCAGATCTGCCTCGCCGGCTCGCGCCTCTACGTCCAGTCGGGCATCTACGACGAGTTCATGGAGCGCTTCCAGGCCGCGGCCGAGGCGCTGCCGATCGGCGACCCCTTCGACCCGGGCACCAAGTTCTCCGTCCTCGCGAGCAAGCGACACTTCGACAAGGTCAAGAGCTACGTCGAGGGTGTCGAGGGCGACGGCGGCACGATCCGCACCGGTGGCGTCGACGACCAGGGCCGCTGGCTCGTCCGCCCGACGATCATCGAAGACCTCCCGCTGGACGCCTCGGCGTACTGCGAGGAGATCTTCGGCCCGGTCTGCGTGGTCAACAGGTTCGACACCGAGGACGAGGTCGTCCACCTCGCCAACGACACCCGCTACGGCCTCAACGCGATGCTCTTCACGGAGAACCTCTCCACGGCGCACCGCGTGAGCAGCAAGCTCAAGGCCGGCACGGTCTGGGTCAACTGCTTCTTCATCCGCGACCTGCGGACTCCCTTCGGCGGCGTCGGCGACTCCGGCGTCGGGCGCGAGGGCGGTGACTTCAGCCGCGAGTTCTTCACCGAGCCCAAGGCCGTCGTCATGCAGATCAAGCGCTGA
- a CDS encoding acetaldehyde dehydrogenase (acetylating): MTARTKGTAAIVGPGNIGTDLMFKLMRRSEVIEPRYMIGVDPASDGLRRAKSVGLEASHEGVDWLLAQDELPDVVFECTSAKAHAANAPRYAEAGILAVDLTPAAVGPYLCPPVNLDFNLDATNVNMITCGGQATTPIVAAVSSVVDVPYAEIVASISSKSAGPGTRANIDEFTETTSEALEVVGGAKKGKAIIILNPVEPPLMMRNTVFCAIPEEAAEAGELNDKVRASIAAMVERVQEYVPGYHLRAEPQFDHARDLWNGMARVTVPIEVKGRGDYLPDYAGNLDIITAAAARVGDMMVAHRLGVDSGWVAADASTDAAATTPSTTQEVSA, from the coding sequence ATGACTGCACGCACCAAGGGGACCGCCGCGATCGTCGGCCCCGGCAACATCGGCACCGACCTGATGTTCAAGCTCATGCGCCGCTCGGAGGTCATCGAGCCGCGCTACATGATCGGCGTCGACCCGGCCTCGGACGGCCTGCGTCGCGCCAAGAGCGTCGGCCTCGAGGCCAGCCACGAAGGGGTCGACTGGCTCCTCGCGCAGGACGAGCTGCCCGACGTCGTCTTCGAGTGCACCTCGGCGAAGGCCCACGCGGCCAACGCGCCGCGGTACGCCGAGGCCGGCATCCTCGCCGTCGACCTCACCCCGGCCGCCGTGGGTCCCTACCTCTGCCCGCCGGTCAACCTCGACTTCAACCTCGACGCGACGAACGTCAACATGATCACCTGCGGCGGCCAGGCCACGACCCCGATCGTCGCCGCGGTCTCCTCGGTCGTCGACGTCCCCTACGCCGAGATCGTCGCCTCCATCTCGAGCAAGTCCGCCGGCCCCGGCACCCGCGCCAACATCGACGAGTTCACCGAGACCACCTCGGAGGCCCTCGAGGTCGTCGGCGGCGCCAAGAAGGGCAAGGCGATCATCATCCTCAACCCCGTCGAGCCGCCGCTCATGATGCGCAACACCGTCTTCTGCGCCATCCCCGAGGAGGCCGCCGAGGCGGGCGAGCTCAACGACAAGGTTCGCGCGTCCATCGCCGCCATGGTCGAGCGGGTCCAGGAGTACGTGCCCGGCTACCACCTGCGCGCCGAGCCGCAGTTCGACCACGCGCGCGACCTGTGGAACGGCATGGCCCGGGTCACCGTCCCGATCGAGGTCAAGGGCCGCGGCGACTACCTGCCGGACTACGCCGGCAACCTCGACATCATCACGGCGGCCGCCGCCCGCGTCGGCGACATGATGGTCGCCCACCGCCTGGGCGTCGACTCCGGCTGGGTCGCCGCCGACGCGTCGACCGATGCCGCCGCCACCACCCCTTCGACCACCCAGGAGGTCTCGGCATGA
- a CDS encoding 2-keto-4-pentenoate hydratase: protein MGEPSQIQQEAAQRLLTAYEKHTPIPPLTSDFSELTVEDAYAIQLEQVKRWTADGRTIVGHKVGLTSAAMQKQLGVTEPDFGHLLADFVYSEHEAVPAGRFLQPRVEPEIAFVLGAPLAGPGVTVTEAIAAVDYVIPALEIVDSRVADWKITLADTIADNASSGGYVLGSTPTPLHEVDLRLVGCNFYRNGNVVGTGAGGAVLGSPITSLVWLANTLGRLGTTLEAGEVILPGSVTSMSPVAPGDTFTATFAGLGSVTARFARD from the coding sequence ATGGGCGAGCCGAGCCAGATCCAGCAGGAGGCAGCGCAGCGCCTCCTCACGGCCTACGAGAAGCACACCCCGATCCCGCCGCTCACCTCGGACTTCTCCGAGCTGACCGTCGAGGACGCCTACGCCATCCAGCTCGAGCAGGTGAAGCGCTGGACCGCCGACGGCCGGACCATCGTCGGTCACAAGGTCGGTCTCACCTCGGCCGCGATGCAGAAGCAGCTCGGCGTCACCGAGCCCGACTTCGGCCACCTCCTCGCCGACTTCGTCTACAGCGAGCACGAGGCGGTCCCCGCCGGTCGGTTCCTCCAGCCGCGCGTCGAGCCTGAGATCGCCTTCGTCCTCGGCGCCCCGCTCGCCGGCCCGGGCGTCACGGTCACCGAGGCCATCGCCGCCGTCGACTACGTCATCCCGGCTCTCGAGATCGTCGACAGCCGCGTCGCGGACTGGAAGATCACCCTCGCCGACACCATCGCCGACAACGCCAGCTCGGGCGGCTACGTCCTCGGATCCACCCCCACCCCGCTCCACGAGGTCGACCTACGCCTCGTCGGCTGCAACTTCTACCGCAACGGCAACGTCGTGGGCACCGGCGCCGGTGGCGCCGTCCTCGGCTCGCCGATCACCTCGCTCGTGTGGCTCGCCAACACCCTCGGCCGGCTCGGCACGACCCTCGAGGCGGGCGAGGTCATCCTCCCCGGCTCGGTCACCTCGATGAGCCCGGTCGCCCCGGGCGACACCTTCACCGCGACCTTCGCCGGCCTCGGCAGCGTCACGGCCCGATTCGCCCGCGACTGA
- the dmpG gene encoding 4-hydroxy-2-oxovalerate aldolase, giving the protein MSALNDPTHPIPDFTGDVDVRLTDTTLRDGSHAMSHQFTEEQVRTTVRALDQAGVQVIEVTHGDGLGGSSFNYGFSAVDEMSLIKAARAEAEQAKIAVLLLPGLGRVHDLQQARDNGADIARIATHCTEADVSIQHFGAARDLGMETVGFLMLSHMISPEALAKQARIMVDAGCQCVYVVDSAGALILEDVSDRVEALVSEIGQHAQVGYHGHQNMSFGVANSVLAYRAGARQIDGSLCALGAGAGNSPTEVLAVAFERLGISTGVSVDGILGAAQDVVRPYIRRLPWMDRSSITQGYAGVYSSFLIHAERAAERYDVPAHEILQKVGEYGYVGGQEDMIIDVALELQKARELDMGDLAALGAGA; this is encoded by the coding sequence ATGAGCGCCCTCAACGACCCGACGCACCCCATCCCCGACTTCACCGGCGACGTCGACGTCCGCCTCACGGACACGACCCTGCGCGACGGCTCGCACGCCATGTCGCACCAGTTCACCGAGGAGCAGGTCCGCACGACGGTCCGCGCCCTCGACCAGGCCGGCGTCCAGGTCATCGAGGTCACCCACGGTGACGGGCTCGGCGGCTCGAGCTTCAACTACGGCTTCTCCGCCGTCGACGAGATGTCGCTCATCAAGGCGGCCAGGGCCGAGGCGGAGCAGGCCAAGATCGCCGTCCTCCTCCTCCCCGGTCTCGGCCGGGTCCACGACCTGCAGCAGGCCCGCGACAACGGGGCCGACATCGCCCGCATCGCGACGCACTGCACCGAGGCCGACGTCTCGATCCAGCACTTCGGTGCGGCCCGTGACCTCGGCATGGAGACCGTCGGCTTCCTCATGCTCAGCCACATGATCAGCCCCGAGGCCCTCGCCAAGCAGGCGCGGATCATGGTCGACGCCGGGTGCCAGTGCGTCTACGTCGTCGACAGCGCCGGCGCGCTGATCCTCGAAGACGTCTCCGACCGCGTGGAGGCGCTCGTCTCCGAGATCGGTCAGCACGCCCAGGTCGGCTACCACGGGCACCAGAACATGTCCTTCGGCGTCGCCAACTCGGTCCTGGCCTACCGCGCGGGCGCCCGCCAGATCGACGGCTCCCTCTGCGCGCTCGGCGCCGGTGCCGGCAACTCGCCGACCGAGGTCCTCGCCGTCGCCTTCGAGCGGCTCGGGATCAGCACCGGCGTCTCGGTCGACGGCATCCTCGGCGCTGCCCAGGACGTCGTCCGGCCCTACATCCGCCGCCTCCCGTGGATGGACCGCAGCTCGATCACGCAGGGCTACGCCGGCGTGTACAGCTCCTTCCTCATCCACGCGGAGCGGGCCGCCGAGCGCTACGACGTGCCGGCCCACGAGATCCTCCAGAAGGTCGGCGAGTACGGCTACGTCGGCGGCCAGGAGGACATGATCATCGACGTCGCTCTCGAGCTGCAGAAGGCTCGCGAGCTCGACATGGGCGACCTTGCCGCCCTGGGAGCGGGTGCCTGA